The genomic window AATAAAATAATTCCGGTTAATTGAACACTTTCAATACTTAAATAACAGCCTAAAGCATAAATTAAAAGTGCAATTCCTTTATGATGAAAAACATTGTATAGAAATGCACCGCTTTTATTTCCAAAAGCATATCCAATCATAGACAAATCCGGTGCTAAAATTAAAGCTAAAAACCACCACCATTCAAAATTTAACTGATTGAATAAAAAGATTCCAAGAATAAATAAAGCGACTTCTTCTAATTTAATAATTGTGTTCATCATAGTATTTTTTCCATCATTTTTTCAGGATGATTGAGTTTTGTAAATCCGAATTTCTCGTATAAAAAATGAGCGTCTGTTGTGGCTAATCTCCAAATTTTGACATTTTGAAGTTGAGGTTCATTCATCATCGTTTCAATTAAAATCGAAGAATATCCTTTTCCACGATGCTCTTCAGTTATAAAAACATCCATTAAATAAGCAAAAACCACATAATCGGTAATGACGCGTGCAAAACCAATTTGCTTGTCATCTAAATAAATTCCGAAACAAACCGATGCATCAATCGTAGTCTGTACTTCCTCAATAGTCCGTCCTGCAGCCCAATAAATATCTTTTAGAAAGTTTTGTATAAACGGAATGTCAAGTTTGGTTTTATCAGTTGAGACAGTAATCATTTTAATTTTAGATTTTAGAGTTCAGTCCCGAAATCTCGGGATAGATTTTTGCACCGTTAGAAATCTATCCCGAGATT from Flavobacterium fluviale includes these protein-coding regions:
- a CDS encoding GNAT family N-acetyltransferase — protein: MITVSTDKTKLDIPFIQNFLKDIYWAAGRTIEEVQTTIDASVCFGIYLDDKQIGFARVITDYVVFAYLMDVFITEEHRGKGYSSILIETMMNEPQLQNVKIWRLATTDAHFLYEKFGFTKLNHPEKMMEKIL
- a CDS encoding DUF4260 domain-containing protein yields the protein MNTIIKLEEVALFILGIFLFNQLNFEWWWFLALILAPDLSMIGYAFGNKSGAFLYNVFHHKGIALLIYALGCYLSIESVQLTGIILFSHSAMDRIFGYGLKFEKGFKYTHLGEIGK